One genomic region from Listeria monocytogenes encodes:
- a CDS encoding Crp/Fnr family transcriptional regulator: protein MEKLFTYKEFVDMMQKYGIRHTKRKLRRGENLMENASKFSNVVLLINGYISSYTYESPEKLLSIFEPGIFLRYSILEDQPEFVTNIALSDNCEVYEYKKEDIEYALTLFPENFGFQYFFLKRIGRHLYYRALLNGKEHKEKLYYAMKYLGELIGKTDENGNVSLPPEVTLKVLIEYSTLSKAAFYRQRIRLLEQEILKPHENTFIVQKKVASHYENQLTSI from the coding sequence GTGGAAAAGTTATTTACATATAAAGAGTTTGTTGACATGATGCAAAAATATGGGATTAGACACACGAAACGCAAGCTAAGACGTGGCGAAAATTTAATGGAGAACGCTTCTAAATTTAGTAATGTTGTTTTACTAATAAATGGTTATATAAGCAGTTATACATATGAATCTCCAGAAAAACTCTTATCTATATTTGAACCAGGTATTTTTCTACGTTATTCCATTTTAGAAGATCAGCCAGAGTTTGTGACAAATATTGCTCTCTCAGATAACTGTGAAGTATACGAATATAAAAAAGAAGATATTGAATATGCATTAACATTATTTCCCGAAAATTTTGGTTTTCAATATTTCTTTCTAAAGAGAATCGGGCGGCATTTATATTATCGAGCATTACTTAACGGCAAAGAGCATAAAGAAAAACTATATTATGCCATGAAATATTTGGGAGAACTCATTGGTAAAACGGATGAAAACGGAAATGTTTCGTTGCCACCAGAAGTGACATTGAAAGTCTTAATTGAATACAGTACTTTATCCAAAGCAGCTTTTTATAGACAACGAATTCGCTTATTGGAGCAAGAAATTTTAAAACCGCATGAAAATACTTTTATTGTTCAAAAAAAAGTAGCAAGTCATTATGAAAACCAGCTAACTAGCATTTAA
- a CDS encoding lmo0549 family WxL domain-containing class 2 internalin, with translation MKFNWKVVLLFVLILAFIVPVYSKAVETGKEVPKSPELLDDKSSTLKNVNTPKNLKASPLTIPANSTIADLFPDEGMAKTVANQLGRTENNNFQTPTKTDWKVDDVVTEVELNRMWYLTSVATIGSIEGIQYLPNLYDVRLQFDKQCKDLSPFLKAPNGYSQLYRLNINNGNISDISPLTELSAPTLNDIDLGGNNISDLSLFPKLPNKFPNLEEISLERNNISDVSPLAKFASTKIKIFNLDENHITDLSSLTNNKMPNLQRLYVRYQTLDMEPVVTSSKYEFSIQPSIFGTTKPVKITATKPKATIDPITSKITYSAEEMAKKPFYYSPLFPGVTYSWDENFPLNGSNSLVDFRGTITQPLTYIEPPQVVSYNSGLTYEIGTSLTEQQFLNDVNLITDQPTTITSDFDVKLKNLNTVGIYWVAVKASNIEGNAEANIMVTIKYKPPVITADAEYTYLVGDKVNATQFRADVNATLTGEGTLRDDFIYKVRLNTAGDYVVTLTSPKSGYYEQDAIPVTVIVHVKELLELQIPDEFRMDIDANADSVPISDKKQTLKCYGSSGKAELEVIDRRTVRQGWTITGAMTPFTNSGGDILQTSLKYQSKSPSSSPIYLNTTNQPIEKKQSAVTDPKYDSTVFNLEDSLSMEIEPNDALVNDSYESKITWTLEDAPRP, from the coding sequence ATGAAATTTAATTGGAAAGTAGTTCTGCTGTTTGTTTTAATTTTAGCATTTATTGTTCCGGTTTATTCGAAGGCTGTAGAAACAGGAAAAGAAGTACCTAAGAGTCCGGAACTACTAGATGATAAGTCATCTACGTTAAAAAATGTAAATACACCTAAAAATTTGAAGGCTAGCCCGCTAACAATTCCAGCAAATAGCACGATAGCAGATTTGTTTCCCGATGAAGGGATGGCAAAAACTGTCGCAAACCAGCTAGGACGAACAGAAAATAACAATTTTCAAACACCTACTAAAACGGATTGGAAAGTGGATGATGTTGTTACTGAGGTAGAGTTAAATAGAATGTGGTACTTAACTTCAGTTGCTACTATAGGAAGTATCGAAGGCATTCAATATCTACCTAATCTTTACGATGTACGGTTACAGTTTGATAAACAATGTAAGGATTTATCTCCTTTTTTAAAGGCACCAAATGGATACTCGCAGTTATATCGGTTAAATATTAATAATGGTAATATTTCAGATATTTCACCTCTTACTGAACTGAGTGCACCAACGCTTAACGATATAGACTTAGGAGGTAATAACATTTCTGATTTATCCCTTTTTCCAAAGCTGCCTAATAAATTCCCTAATTTAGAAGAAATATCTTTGGAAAGAAATAATATATCAGATGTTTCGCCACTTGCTAAATTTGCCAGTACTAAAATAAAGATATTTAATTTGGATGAGAATCATATTACTGATTTATCTAGTCTTACAAATAACAAAATGCCTAATTTACAGCGATTATATGTTCGATATCAAACATTAGATATGGAACCGGTAGTTACTTCTAGTAAGTATGAATTTTCTATACAGCCATCTATTTTCGGAACAACCAAGCCAGTTAAAATAACTGCTACTAAACCCAAAGCAACTATTGATCCTATTACTTCTAAAATTACATATTCAGCAGAAGAAATGGCTAAAAAACCGTTTTATTACTCTCCTTTGTTTCCAGGAGTTACCTATTCGTGGGACGAGAATTTTCCGTTAAATGGTAGCAATAGCCTAGTGGACTTCAGGGGTACGATTACTCAACCATTAACTTATATTGAACCACCACAAGTTGTGTCTTACAATTCAGGCCTTACTTATGAGATAGGTACATCACTTACGGAACAACAATTTCTAAACGATGTCAATTTGATAACAGATCAACCAACAACAATTACAAGCGATTTTGATGTGAAACTAAAGAATCTAAACACTGTAGGTATTTACTGGGTTGCTGTCAAAGCTTCTAATATTGAAGGAAATGCGGAGGCCAATATTATGGTAACGATTAAGTATAAGCCACCAGTCATAACTGCAGATGCAGAATACACCTATTTAGTAGGAGATAAAGTAAATGCTACTCAATTTCGAGCAGATGTAAATGCAACTTTGACAGGTGAAGGAACACTAAGAGATGACTTTATATATAAAGTAAGACTTAATACGGCGGGAGATTATGTTGTAACTCTTACTTCGCCTAAAAGTGGATACTATGAGCAAGATGCAATACCTGTTACAGTCATTGTTCACGTAAAAGAACTTTTGGAATTGCAAATCCCAGATGAATTTCGAATGGATATAGATGCAAATGCAGATTCCGTACCAATTTCAGATAAGAAACAAACACTTAAATGCTATGGTTCGTCTGGAAAGGCTGAGTTAGAGGTGATCGATAGACGAACTGTGCGGCAAGGCTGGACGATAACGGGTGCGATGACGCCATTTACCAATAGCGGCGGCGATATACTTCAAACTTCGCTAAAATATCAAAGCAAATCGCCTTCCAGCAGTCCGATTTATTTAAATACGACGAATCAACCTATCGAAAAGAAACAATCAGCTGTTACTGACCCGAAATATGATTCCACTGTTTTCAATCTGGAAGACAGTTTATCCATGGAAATTGAGCCAAATGATGCGCTAGTGAACGATTCCTATGAGTCGAAAATCACGTGGACACTAGAGGATGCGCCTCGACCATAA
- a CDS encoding LPXTG cell wall anchor domain-containing protein yields MKKMGFILICCLFVCASPFYVKANTDKATSKAGVIFTHDPRKPKTGTDDRSGTFPTKVPPKRLPKTGDTADFYLVLLGVGFILIAKKGYFKEVREEIR; encoded by the coding sequence TTGAAAAAAATGGGATTCATTTTGATTTGTTGTTTATTTGTGTGCGCGTCGCCATTTTATGTGAAAGCAAATACGGATAAAGCGACAAGTAAAGCGGGAGTGATTTTCACGCATGACCCCCGAAAACCAAAAACTGGAACAGATGACAGAAGCGGCACTTTTCCGACCAAAGTTCCTCCCAAAAGACTGCCGAAAACAGGAGATACAGCTGATTTTTATCTTGTTTTACTAGGGGTTGGTTTCATTTTAATCGCGAAAAAAGGCTATTTTAAGGAGGTGAGGGAAGAAATTCGGTGA
- a CDS encoding WxL domain-containing protein produces the protein MTSRTVKVTTASLLALGLIVAPVLSGDFASAATSVTKDSKGIVKFDKSTTPDPDPVNPDPVDPDPVIPDPTDPPVGTDGLWILAVSDWDFGTHNVSSLSSGALNVHAADDTISTYVDANGNGQQDLPGEVSVTKKVTPYAQISDVRGTNTGWTLSVTGSAFKDSSTPAKTIPGAELTIPKSTVSSATSTAQAPTGYDSVTISMTGGAAVPVMAAKDMQTATPTNFNDDQGMGTWTDSFGSQAVSATDTSKPKLSIPKNVVVADGTYQSTLTWTLSDTPAV, from the coding sequence ATGACAAGTAGAACAGTAAAGGTAACAACAGCGAGTTTATTAGCATTAGGATTGATTGTGGCGCCAGTACTTTCTGGAGATTTTGCTTCAGCTGCCACTTCCGTAACGAAAGATTCCAAAGGGATTGTAAAATTTGATAAAAGCACCACGCCAGATCCAGATCCAGTAAATCCAGATCCAGTTGATCCAGACCCAGTTATTCCGGATCCAACTGATCCTCCTGTAGGTACAGACGGACTTTGGATTTTAGCCGTATCTGATTGGGATTTTGGTACGCATAACGTTTCTAGCTTATCTTCTGGTGCGTTAAATGTGCATGCAGCGGATGATACGATTTCTACTTATGTAGACGCAAATGGTAATGGACAACAAGATTTGCCAGGGGAAGTTTCTGTAACTAAGAAAGTAACTCCTTATGCGCAAATTAGTGATGTTCGTGGTACTAATACAGGTTGGACACTTTCCGTGACGGGTAGTGCTTTCAAAGATTCTTCTACACCAGCAAAAACGATTCCGGGTGCAGAGCTAACTATTCCCAAATCGACTGTTAGTTCAGCGACTTCTACCGCTCAAGCGCCAACTGGATATGATAGCGTAACAATTTCAATGACTGGCGGCGCAGCAGTTCCTGTAATGGCGGCTAAAGATATGCAAACAGCTACACCGACCAACTTTAACGATGACCAGGGGATGGGCACATGGACAGATAGCTTTGGTTCCCAAGCAGTGTCCGCAACAGATACTTCCAAACCAAAATTATCCATTCCGAAAAACGTCGTTGTCGCTGATGGAACTTATCAAAGTACATTAACTTGGACTTTAAGCGATACACCAGCAGTTTAA
- a CDS encoding DUF916 and DUF3324 domain-containing protein, translating into MKKICTIIFACILAILCFPGQQAYATENSSFSVKAILPDNQASSVTYFDLQMNPKQKQTLKVEITNHSKEEITVNCVANTAVTNEMGYVDYSIPNTKPDKTLKYPFADIVKESVSEVTLKPNETKIWTAAIQMPAENYHGIILGGLHFQEKKEEDKEKESSENDVQIKNEYAYVIGVKLTEKTTVVKPELELNQIKPATRNYRNVVEMNLQNTKATLVGGLAVDAKIYKKGSEKVLHESKRTDLSMAPNSNFNYSVDWENQELKPGKYKVHLVAKNKEDKWEWTKEFTISSDQAKKANKAALGLEKDYTWMYIVGGVLLFILLIITTYFVGKRAAKKKQENEK; encoded by the coding sequence TTGAAAAAAATATGCACTATCATCTTTGCTTGTATACTAGCTATTCTTTGTTTTCCAGGACAGCAGGCGTACGCAACAGAAAATAGTAGTTTTTCCGTAAAAGCAATTCTCCCTGACAATCAGGCATCTAGTGTGACCTATTTCGATTTGCAAATGAACCCCAAGCAGAAACAAACATTAAAAGTGGAAATTACTAACCATAGTAAAGAAGAAATCACCGTTAATTGCGTTGCCAATACAGCCGTTACCAATGAGATGGGCTACGTGGATTACTCCATACCAAACACGAAACCAGATAAAACGTTAAAATACCCCTTTGCAGATATAGTGAAGGAAAGTGTCTCTGAGGTTACACTTAAGCCAAACGAAACCAAAATTTGGACAGCGGCTATTCAAATGCCCGCTGAAAACTATCACGGCATTATATTAGGAGGATTACATTTTCAAGAAAAGAAAGAAGAGGATAAAGAAAAAGAGTCCAGCGAAAACGATGTCCAAATTAAAAATGAATACGCCTACGTCATTGGTGTCAAATTAACCGAAAAAACGACCGTCGTAAAGCCAGAATTAGAATTAAATCAAATTAAACCAGCGACCAGAAATTACCGAAATGTAGTCGAAATGAATTTGCAAAATACAAAAGCGACCTTAGTTGGTGGACTGGCCGTGGATGCAAAAATATATAAGAAAGGCAGCGAAAAAGTTTTACATGAATCAAAACGCACAGACTTATCAATGGCGCCAAATTCCAATTTTAATTATAGTGTAGATTGGGAAAATCAAGAGTTAAAACCAGGTAAATATAAAGTGCATTTAGTTGCTAAGAACAAAGAAGATAAATGGGAGTGGACAAAAGAATTCACTATCTCTTCTGATCAAGCAAAAAAAGCCAATAAAGCAGCTCTTGGACTGGAGAAAGACTACACGTGGATGTATATCGTAGGTGGAGTATTGCTTTTCATTCTTCTTATTATCACAACTTACTTTGTCGGCAAACGAGCAGCAAAGAAAAAACAGGAAAATGAAAAATAG
- the cbpA gene encoding cyclic di-AMP binding protein CbpA, producing the protein MLIKNLCIPKINLTTVPGDATLQEAIHLLEESGYRCVPVLDEKGEKFLGNIYKMHIYKHAANGGSLSDPVMSLIKNATKHICVNASFFEVFFTIKELPYIAVLNEQGNFYGILTHGKLLGLLQDGWNVKTTSYVLTIATGEVQGALTKITKIIDRYSSISSLITLDNQTEDFIRRVLVSLPVGVTEEKKNEIVSHLERKGLRVVETEKIEK; encoded by the coding sequence ATGTTGATAAAAAACCTTTGTATCCCTAAAATAAATTTAACAACCGTCCCTGGAGATGCAACTTTACAAGAGGCTATCCATTTACTTGAAGAATCTGGTTATCGCTGTGTTCCTGTATTAGACGAAAAAGGTGAAAAATTCTTAGGTAATATTTATAAAATGCATATTTACAAACACGCAGCTAACGGTGGTAGTCTTAGTGACCCAGTAATGAGCTTAATTAAAAATGCAACGAAGCATATTTGCGTCAATGCATCTTTCTTTGAAGTCTTTTTTACAATCAAAGAGCTTCCATATATTGCGGTTTTAAATGAGCAAGGTAACTTTTATGGAATTTTAACACACGGAAAATTACTTGGTTTGCTCCAAGATGGCTGGAATGTGAAAACGACTAGCTATGTTCTTACGATTGCGACTGGCGAAGTTCAAGGGGCCTTAACTAAAATCACTAAAATTATCGACCGTTATTCGAGCATCTCAAGTTTAATCACTTTAGACAATCAAACGGAAGATTTCATTCGCCGCGTACTTGTTTCCTTACCAGTTGGCGTAACGGAAGAGAAGAAAAATGAAATTGTTTCTCACTTAGAACGCAAAGGACTTCGTGTCGTAGAAACTGAAAAAATCGAAAAATAA
- a CDS encoding iron-containing alcohol dehydrogenase produces MQKEMLNFDYYNPTHIIFGKNRFNELNEVIPQDKKVLILYGGGSVERFGTLDKVKAALKSREVGEFGGIEANPTYETLIKAIQLVKEENYDFLLAVGGGSVIDGTKFVAAGALFDGEPMDIFGSGIGEKRPITKALPFGTVLTLPATGSEMNSGGVITFVEKKAKLGFGSAYTYPVFSLLDPELTYTLPKRQLANGIMDAYVHVMEQYMTYPVGALLQDRYAESLLQTLIEIGPDVIKEDNYDYNTRATFMWSATNALNGTLSRGVPQDWASHSLGHEITALYGIDHARTLAIVLPSLLDVRRSEKHDKLVQYAERVWGITSGSDEEKIDAAILKTREFFESLGAGTRFSDYGLGEEVVDLLVDQLDRHGLTNISERGDQTLEVSRQIYTNAL; encoded by the coding sequence ATGCAAAAAGAAATGTTGAACTTTGATTATTATAACCCTACGCATATTATTTTTGGTAAAAACCGTTTTAATGAATTAAATGAAGTGATTCCGCAAGATAAAAAAGTATTGATTTTGTATGGTGGTGGAAGTGTAGAACGTTTTGGAACCTTAGATAAAGTAAAAGCAGCTCTTAAATCACGCGAAGTAGGCGAATTTGGTGGTATTGAAGCGAACCCTACATACGAAACATTAATTAAAGCTATCCAATTAGTCAAAGAAGAAAACTATGACTTTTTACTTGCAGTCGGTGGCGGGTCAGTAATTGACGGAACAAAATTCGTTGCAGCGGGAGCATTATTCGACGGGGAACCGATGGATATTTTCGGTAGTGGAATTGGCGAAAAACGTCCGATTACAAAGGCACTTCCTTTTGGGACAGTACTAACACTTCCTGCAACTGGTTCTGAAATGAATAGTGGTGGTGTAATCACTTTTGTGGAGAAGAAAGCGAAACTTGGCTTTGGTAGTGCTTATACTTATCCTGTTTTTTCTTTACTTGATCCAGAACTTACATACACACTTCCAAAACGTCAACTTGCAAATGGTATTATGGACGCATATGTGCACGTAATGGAACAATATATGACTTATCCAGTAGGTGCTTTGCTGCAAGATCGTTATGCTGAAAGCCTGCTACAAACTTTAATTGAAATTGGTCCAGATGTTATCAAAGAAGATAATTATGATTATAATACACGTGCTACTTTTATGTGGTCAGCTACAAATGCACTCAATGGAACCTTATCCAGAGGCGTTCCGCAAGACTGGGCAAGCCACAGTTTAGGTCACGAAATCACAGCGCTTTATGGAATTGACCATGCACGTACGTTAGCAATTGTTCTCCCGTCTCTTTTAGATGTTCGTCGCAGTGAAAAGCATGATAAATTAGTGCAATATGCGGAACGAGTGTGGGGAATTACGAGTGGTAGCGATGAAGAAAAAATAGATGCAGCGATCCTCAAAACACGAGAGTTCTTTGAAAGCTTAGGAGCAGGAACTAGATTTAGTGATTATGGGCTTGGCGAAGAAGTGGTAGACTTACTCGTTGATCAATTAGACCGACATGGTTTAACGAATATTTCAGAACGCGGTGACCAAACATTAGAAGTATCTCGTCAAATTTATACAAATGCTTTATAA
- a CDS encoding peptide MFS transporter: MSTNKEKTFFGHPRGLATLFNTEFWERFSYYGMRALLLYYMYTAVADGGLGFSQSTATAIMSIYGSLVFMSGVIGGWFADRVLGARKTIFYGGVLIMVGHIVLALPNGGAAALFGSMAFIILGTGLLKPNVSNVVGDLYPAGDNRRDAGFSIFYMGINLGAFIAPPIVSAVSDNAGSYHAGFGVAAVGMAIALVVYVLTGKRYLKDAGKKAPNPLQRSEAKSLTFKIIGIILGIGLLIAVLTLITGSLTIDTIILAVTVMGVGVPLAYFIMMMTSKKTEADEKSRLTAYIPLFLIAVLFWMIEEQGSSTLALFAAERTDLSIWGMNLNPANFQSLNPVFVITLSPIFAWIWTKLGDRQPSTPRKFALGLFFAGLSFVVMMLPGILHGNTTTLVSPLWLVLSFFICIFGEMFISPVGLSATTKLAPKAFASQTMSLWFLSDAMGQSFNAQLTQLFNADTEIAYFGITGFVAIAFAIALFIFAPFLKKYMKGVH; encoded by the coding sequence TTGAGTACCAATAAGGAAAAGACGTTTTTCGGGCATCCGCGTGGCCTTGCTACATTATTTAATACCGAATTTTGGGAGCGATTCTCCTATTACGGAATGCGCGCATTATTACTTTATTATATGTACACCGCAGTAGCAGACGGTGGACTTGGATTTAGCCAATCAACGGCAACAGCAATTATGTCTATTTATGGTTCATTAGTATTTATGTCAGGAGTCATTGGTGGCTGGTTTGCTGACCGTGTCTTGGGGGCGCGAAAGACCATTTTTTACGGTGGAGTCCTTATTATGGTGGGGCATATTGTACTAGCTTTACCAAATGGAGGAGCAGCGGCACTATTTGGTTCGATGGCATTTATTATTCTCGGAACTGGACTACTTAAACCGAATGTTTCTAATGTCGTTGGCGATTTATACCCAGCTGGCGATAATCGTCGTGATGCTGGTTTTAGTATCTTCTATATGGGGATTAACTTAGGTGCATTTATTGCTCCACCAATCGTTTCGGCTGTTTCTGATAACGCTGGAAGTTACCATGCTGGTTTTGGTGTGGCGGCGGTTGGTATGGCAATCGCACTCGTTGTTTATGTTCTTACAGGAAAACGTTACTTAAAAGATGCTGGCAAAAAAGCGCCGAATCCGCTTCAAAGGTCAGAAGCAAAAAGTCTTACATTCAAAATAATTGGCATTATTTTGGGCATAGGATTATTAATTGCTGTTTTAACGCTAATTACAGGTAGCTTAACAATTGATACGATTATCCTTGCTGTAACGGTGATGGGCGTTGGGGTTCCACTCGCTTACTTTATTATGATGATGACTAGCAAGAAAACCGAGGCGGACGAAAAATCACGATTAACTGCATACATACCGTTATTTTTAATCGCTGTACTATTTTGGATGATTGAAGAACAAGGCTCGTCCACATTGGCGCTTTTCGCGGCAGAAAGAACGGATTTATCTATTTGGGGTATGAACTTAAATCCGGCCAATTTCCAGTCGCTTAATCCAGTGTTTGTTATTACACTTTCGCCAATTTTTGCATGGATTTGGACGAAACTTGGTGATAGACAACCATCTACACCACGTAAATTTGCCCTTGGACTATTCTTCGCTGGTTTATCTTTCGTTGTTATGATGCTTCCAGGTATTTTACACGGAAACACGACAACACTTGTAAGCCCGCTTTGGTTAGTACTAAGTTTCTTCATCTGTATTTTTGGGGAAATGTTTATCTCACCAGTTGGTTTATCCGCGACTACGAAACTAGCACCAAAAGCTTTCGCATCTCAAACGATGAGCTTATGGTTCTTGTCAGATGCAATGGGACAATCATTTAACGCACAATTAACACAATTATTTAATGCTGACACAGAAATTGCTTATTTCGGAATTACTGGTTTTGTAGCAATTGCTTTTGCAATCGCATTATTCATTTTCGCGCCATTCTTGAAAAAATATATGAAGGGCGTTCATTAA
- a CDS encoding histidine phosphatase family protein, with translation MESSSRVVIYLTRHGKTILNTLDRVQGWADSPLTEEGALVAHDLGRGLKGTNFVAAYASDRGRAIETARIVMKESDNHHLKLEKLAEMREFGFGKFEGEYNQAVLKMVAKAHGFESIESYYDKTSENNSNIVIDTVHKMDETGMTENSAIFEERLTAGLDTILADAKNRGGGDVLVVAHGMVIHRIIEMIDPSKNLRIIENASVTKVIFEDGAYSIEEPGNMLYVEAGKKAQGGV, from the coding sequence ATGGAATCATCAAGCAGGGTAGTTATTTATTTAACGCGACATGGAAAGACGATTTTAAACACACTTGATCGGGTACAAGGCTGGGCTGACTCGCCGTTAACCGAAGAAGGAGCACTTGTTGCGCATGATTTAGGTCGTGGTTTAAAAGGGACTAATTTTGTAGCCGCTTACGCAAGTGACCGAGGACGTGCCATCGAAACTGCACGAATTGTAATGAAAGAAAGCGATAACCATCATTTAAAATTGGAGAAATTAGCTGAAATGCGTGAATTTGGTTTCGGAAAATTTGAAGGGGAATATAATCAAGCCGTTTTAAAAATGGTTGCAAAGGCGCATGGTTTTGAATCTATTGAAAGCTATTATGATAAAACTTCTGAAAATAATTCCAATATTGTCATTGATACGGTGCACAAAATGGATGAGACTGGAATGACGGAAAACTCAGCTATTTTTGAAGAAAGGCTAACTGCTGGACTCGATACCATTCTTGCAGATGCCAAAAATCGTGGTGGTGGAGATGTCTTAGTTGTAGCGCATGGTATGGTTATTCATCGTATTATTGAAATGATTGATCCTAGTAAAAATTTACGAATTATCGAAAATGCCAGCGTGACAAAAGTTATTTTTGAAGATGGAGCATATTCGATTGAAGAACCTGGAAATATGCTTTATGTAGAAGCTGGAAAAAAGGCGCAAGGGGGAGTTTAA
- a CDS encoding histidine phosphatase family protein, with protein sequence MATGKLNVYLVRHGKTMFNTSRRVQGWSDTPLTNEGIEVAEFLGRGLREIPFDAVYTSDRGRTIETAGIVLRESNQAHLEINELRDFREFGFGKFEGEYEDIMFGRVMEHLGFRSMEEAFEKFGDDGYQIISETVEKIDETGMSENWDEMVARLKNALGTVSAENEVENANVLVVSHGMAINTIISFFDKSLINPDLANASVTRLGFENGEWTIETVNDLSYIEAGKLVLV encoded by the coding sequence GTGGCAACGGGAAAACTGAATGTGTACTTAGTTAGGCACGGCAAAACGATGTTCAATACATCTCGTCGTGTGCAAGGATGGTCAGATACACCATTAACAAATGAAGGGATCGAAGTGGCAGAATTTTTAGGTCGGGGTCTTCGTGAAATTCCATTTGATGCTGTTTATACGAGTGATCGTGGAAGAACAATTGAAACAGCTGGTATCGTTTTACGCGAAAGCAACCAGGCGCATCTGGAAATTAATGAGCTGCGCGATTTCCGTGAATTTGGTTTCGGTAAGTTCGAAGGGGAATACGAAGATATTATGTTTGGAAGAGTAATGGAACACCTTGGTTTCCGGTCGATGGAAGAAGCTTTTGAAAAATTTGGCGATGATGGTTATCAAATTATCTCAGAAACTGTGGAAAAGATTGATGAAACTGGTATGTCTGAAAATTGGGATGAGATGGTTGCTAGATTAAAAAACGCTTTAGGTACAGTTAGTGCAGAAAATGAGGTGGAAAATGCCAACGTTTTAGTTGTTTCTCACGGAATGGCTATCAATACGATTATTTCTTTTTTTGATAAGTCATTAATTAATCCAGACTTAGCCAATGCAAGTGTTACAAGACTTGGTTTTGAAAATGGCGAATGGACAATTGAAACGGTGAATGATTTAAGTTACATTGAAGCAGGTAAATTAGTTTTAGTATAA
- a CDS encoding lactonase family protein, translating to MSKNQATAYIGTYTKAESQGIYRLVIDKTTGEIKENKLAGKMDNPTYLKISDDEKFVYSVAKDGDKGGVAAFSVEEDGSLTFIGQDVQTGNPPCYVDASHDGSIVVSANYHLGTIVSYPTENGALKPSVSTIQHTGKSVHERQEKPHAHFAGFTPEQKYVITCDLGTDKVTTYSANAGKLEKVTELDVKPGSGPRNLVFHPNAKYVYIMTELTSEVIFAEYDEATGALKVIQTIASLPEGFDKENKGSAIHISPDGRFLYVSNRGQDAIVSYAVAENGTLTLAATTPVEGVGPRDFDLNYTGEILVATNENSNNVTVFGVNKETGALTLLQKDVKVPEPVCIKFVK from the coding sequence ATGTCAAAAAATCAAGCAACTGCTTATATCGGTACATATACCAAAGCCGAGAGCCAAGGTATCTATCGCTTAGTAATCGACAAAACTACCGGCGAAATCAAAGAAAATAAATTAGCTGGAAAAATGGACAATCCAACATATCTTAAAATTTCAGATGACGAAAAATTCGTTTACTCTGTAGCAAAAGATGGCGATAAAGGTGGAGTTGCAGCTTTTTCTGTTGAAGAAGACGGTTCTCTTACTTTCATCGGTCAAGATGTTCAAACAGGTAACCCGCCATGTTATGTAGATGCGTCTCATGATGGTTCTATCGTTGTTTCTGCTAACTACCACTTAGGCACAATCGTAAGCTACCCAACAGAAAATGGCGCTTTAAAGCCCTCTGTTTCAACCATTCAACATACTGGTAAAAGTGTTCACGAACGCCAAGAAAAACCACATGCGCACTTTGCTGGCTTTACTCCAGAACAAAAATACGTTATCACATGTGACCTTGGAACGGACAAAGTAACGACTTATTCCGCTAACGCTGGCAAACTTGAAAAAGTAACCGAGCTAGACGTAAAACCAGGAAGCGGTCCTCGTAACCTTGTTTTCCATCCAAATGCTAAATATGTGTATATCATGACAGAATTAACTTCCGAAGTTATTTTTGCTGAATACGATGAAGCTACTGGTGCGTTAAAAGTTATTCAAACAATCGCTTCTCTTCCAGAAGGTTTTGACAAAGAAAATAAAGGTAGCGCTATCCATATTTCTCCTGATGGTCGTTTCCTATATGTTTCAAATCGTGGCCAAGATGCAATCGTTAGTTATGCAGTTGCCGAAAACGGTACACTAACACTTGCAGCAACAACACCTGTAGAAGGCGTGGGTCCACGTGACTTCGACCTGAACTACACTGGCGAAATCTTAGTTGCAACAAACGAAAACAGCAATAACGTTACTGTTTTTGGTGTTAACAAAGAAACTGGTGCACTTACATTACTTCAAAAAGACGTAAAAGTTCCTGAACCAGTTTGTATTAAATTCGTAAAATAA